The genomic stretch GCTGCTATTTCAAGTATTCTTGCTCCCTGCCGTTgctttcttcttatttttttcttgcaGATTCTGCCTCTTCTGGTAAGCTTTCATGGCTTTTATCCCCTTTTAGGTTGCGTATTTCCAATTTTTGTGTATTTTGGCTTGTGTTCCTGGGTTTCTTTGTTTTGCTTTTCTTTCTTAGAGGGGGTTCCACTTGGGTTTTCTGCGGATTTGTTTTTAAGTTCTGGGTCTAGTGTTGAGTTACTTCGAAGGGAATGATTTGAGAAAGTTTagtttgtttttgctttttgtGGGTTCTCGACCTCCCGTTCTGACAGAGTGGTGCCCCCACTGTAGGTATGGATGAGCGTTCCGTTTTCCCGAATCAGGCTCAGTGACTGCTAGCCGATTTTGTTGATCATTATGCTTGGGTGTCTTCCGATGTGAGGGACACCCCTTCCCAAGTTACGAAGGAAGGTCTCCAAAATTTGTGCCAGGCGGGTCTGTTGTGTGGGACTGGTCCCGAGGAGGCACTCTACCAAGCTTATGATCCTGCTGTTAGGGAGCGTGTTTGTCAGAAAAATTTGGCAGCCCCCCGAGTTGTCGATTGGATGTGGGTTTATGAGCCCATGTTTACGACTTTGGGGGTTTGCCTATCCTTCTCCCCCTTCGTCATGGGTTTGCTAAACCGCTGTGACGTCGCCCCGTCGCAATTAAATCTGAACAGCTAGGCTGCTATttgctgtttcgagatggtttgCGAGTACCTGGAGTTGCCGGTTTCAGAAAATGTCTTtctctacctctttcttctcaCAAATCCCTCTCGTCAGAAGGCAAAAAAGGGATATATGTCTTTTAGGGACCAACAAGGTCGTCGGATCTTCGGCCTGTTTGAGGATTCGTTTCACGGTTTTAAGTCCATCTTTTTCAAGGTTAGGCCCATTGAAGGTCACCAGCCCTTCTAGTTAACTGCCGAGGGGGAGAGACGAATCCCGACTTATTGGAGTTTTGGAGCGGGGTTTGattatttaataaaagtttCTTACGATTGGTTGAGTTTAGAGGATCGTAATATTGCCGATATTTTGTTGGCAATTTTTGGGGAGAGAAATCTTAACCCTCGCATGGTTATGGGGGATCAGGAGGCCGGTCGGTCGTATGTTGGTAGGTTCCTTTTCCTTTGAGCTTTCATATTTCCTGCTTTCTCTATTCTTGAcaccctttttcttttcctttgcaTGCAGTTTCCATGGCTGGTGGGAAGAAGACTTTGGCTGACTTGATGAGTCTTATCAAGGAGAACGAAGAGGGTGAGGATGATTCCCCGATGACTCCTATAGCAAGTCAGGAGCAGGGAGAAGCCAGGAAGGCCAGTGGTCAGGCAGACGGGGCCGACCAGGCTCCTCCGGAGAAAGTTGTTCCTCCCAAGTAGGTTACTGGGTCTGATGGTATGGGGACCAAAACTTTTGAAGAGGATTTTGGTTTTGGTGATGACGAGCTGAGGGTCGTAGGTAATCCTAAGAAAAGGAAGCGAGATACCAGGAAGGCACTCTCGGTTATGGAGAAAAACTTCGATGCTGGGGGTTTCATTAAGTCCCAGTTGTTACCTGGCACCGAGGAGTTTTTCCATGAGGCCGACCTTTCTGGGTAGGCTAGGTGGATTTACCGTAGTCTTCTCCAAGCTGCTACTATCGCCAAGAAGGTAGAGCCTGTCTTGGGCAACTATCATGCTATGGAGGTAAAACTTCGGAACTTCCAAAAGGATCTGACAGACTCACGATCTCGGGAGGAGTCTCTGAAGACGAAATTGACCGAGCAGGAGAAGAAGGCTGAGAAGGATGCCAAAGAGATTAACAGGCTGGTGGATTGGGATATGGCCTTGATGAAAGATCTGAACGCCTCCCGTGGTGAGACTGCTGTCGTGAAGAAGAGGGTCGAGGAGTTGGAAGAGAAGCTAAAGTTGGCGGAGAGCTCGGCGGAGGCTGCTTCTCGGGAGATGGCTGCCCTAAAAAAAAGGAACAAGGAGCTTGCTACGGGGGTTCGTGAGGCCGTTAAGCCAACTGAGGAGGGGATAAAGCTGTAGGTGGCGGTGCTGGCTCCCATTCTTGACCTCTCTCAAATTGGCGCGATGAAGACGGTGGAGGGCGGGAAGATTGTTGATATTCTTTGAGCGCCTTGTATATTTCCCGACttcttttgcttttgttttATAACTTATTCTTTATTCTGGGGCCTATTATGGGGTGCCCTTTGGCTGTACCCAACaccttcctttttttctttatgttgtgTCGTATTGGTTACTACTGGTTTTATTTGGGCCGTCGTGGCCTTGCTTTTACTTTTTTGTTTGCTCGGGCCGTCGTGGCCTTTTGTTTTACCGTTTATCGTGGTACTTATTGCTTGATCCGATTTGTTTTCCTTTGGTCCCTTAtggctcccggggtgatcagtcccgggttTCTGTTGGGTCGACTGTTCGCCCTTTTCGTTACGCTTTTTATTTCGATTTGAGACTTGCAAAAAGTAAACTTATCGTATTGTTAGACAAGGAAATAATGTAATGCAtaattaagtaaaaaatataatagataCGATTTGTATGAGACATAAAAGGAGAAAGTAAAGGTGGAACATAAGTAAAGGTGGAACATAGGAGGGTGTTGAGGTCGTGCGGTCACCCCTTCTTACGAGTAGAATCTCCTGAGATTTGCCATGTTTCATGTTCTCGGCACTTCGTTTCCATCCAGCTTCTCCAGCTTGTAGCCCCCTTTGCCGAGGACTTCCCTTACTCTGTAAGGTCCTTCctaatttgcggctagcttgcCCTCTCCTGGGGTTGGCGGTCCTATGTCGTTACGCCGTAAGACCAGGTCGCCTTCTCCTAAGCTCCTTTTCAACACTTTGCCGTTGTACCTGAGGGTTATTCTTTGTTTTATTGTTGCTTCCGCTAGGTGGGCCATTTGCCTCGTTTCGTCGGCCAGGTCTTTTTCGATCGCCTCACTCCCTCCTCCGAGGATTAACCTCGGGCTTGGTTCCCCGACTTTGACTGGGATGACCGCGTCGACCCCGTAAGTGAGTCAGTAGGGAGTTTTGCCGGTAGATGATTGGGGGGGTGGTTCTGCATGACCACAAGACTGAGGCAAGGTCGTCTGCCCATGAGCCTTTCCTCCCTTCAAGTCGCTTCTTTAGCCCTTTTATGATGATTTTGTAGGCCGATTCGACCTAGCCATTGGTTTGGGGGTGTTCTACTGAGGAGAACTTCTGCTTAATCCTTAGTCCTTCTAGGAACCCTTTGAACTTCTTGTCAGTGAATTGCATCCCGTTGTCCGATATGACGGCTTCCGGGATCCCGAACCTTGTGACCACTTGCTTCCACATGAACTTTTGGAAATTTGCTACAGATATGCTGGCTAGTGGttttgcttctacccacttggTGTAATAATCTATGGCCGCTATAAGGTACTTTACTTACCCGGGCcctggtgggaatggccccaagAGGTCGACTCCCCATTGGGTGAAAGGTCGGGGGGCCATCATTAGACTGAGCTCCCCGTGAGGCGCTTTGTGGAAGCTGGCATTTTCTTGgcattttttacattttttcacaaattttcgGGCGTCCGACATCATTGTGGGCCAGTAGTAGCCTACCCGGATGATTTTTCTTGCTAAAGATCTTCCCCCGATGTGGTGACCACAACACCCTTCAAGTACTTCCCTTAGGACGTAGTCTGTCTCGTCGGGACGTAGGTACTTAAGTAGGGGCTGGTGGAGCCCTCGCTTGTACAGCTGCCCTTGTATGATTGTGTATTTGGGAGCTTCCCTTTTAATAGCTTGTGCTTCCTTTTCGTCAGCGGGTGTTTCCGCATGCTCTAGATATCGGGAGATCGGGTTTATCCATGAGGGGGGGTTTGGCGCCTGAGCTATGAACATGATGATTGCAGGTTCTGTTGCTAGTGCTTTGATCAAGGATCTGTTCCCCATGTCGGGTTTGGTGCTCGCGAGTTTGGAGAGGAGGTCGGCTCGGGCGTTTCTTTCTCTGGGAACGTGCTGGATTGTGACTTCTTCGAAGCTTTTGCATAGCTCTCTTACTTTTTCCAAGTATTTTTGTAGCAGCGCATCCCTGGCTTGGTAACTGCCGTTTACTTGGGAGTGACGACTTGGGAGTCGCTGCTGACTTCCACCCTTGATGCTCCGACTTCTTTGGCTAGCATTAGTCCCCCCTATCAAGGCTTCATACTCAACCTGGTTGTTTGAGACTAATAATTCAAACTTAATGGATTGTTCGAAGGCTACTCCTGccgagtttttgaggataattTTGGCCCCTCCGAACGTTTGTTTGGTTGCTCCGTCAAcgtggagcttccaccgtgtgcTCGGTATGTCGGGAGTTTCTCCTGTGACCTTTACGAGGAAGTCTGCTATGGCTTGGGCTTTGATTGCTTGCCTTGGTTCATATTGCAAATCCTATTGGGATAGTTCCACCGCCCATGCCATCATTCTTCCCGCCAGGTAGGGTTTTTGGAGGATTTGTCGGATGGCTTGATCAGTTCTCAGGATGATTGTATGCCCTTGGAAGTACTGTTTTAGCCTCCTTGATGAAATTAGTAGGGCGTAGGCTAGCTTTTCCAATTTGGTGTATCTCGTCTCTGCTCCTTGAAGTAttttgctgatgaagtatattGGATGCTGGGTCTTGTCCTCCTCCCTGACCAGGACTGCCGCCATTGCTTGCATGGTCACGGCCATACAAGTATAGGGGCTTGCCTTCTTTGGGCCTGCTGAGTACGGGAGGTTCCGAGAGTATCCTCTTAAAATGGTTGAATGCCTCTTCACACTCCTAGGTCCACTCAAAGGTGATTCCTTTCTTCATTAAGTTGAAGAATGGGATGGCcagataaacccatattttacggtttatcttgtgcttaattgagtggattttatcaactctttacccacttattcatactatttgcatggttttgtatttgccttcctaattatgtgctttgattgaaaacatgtttctttgaccttaattttattaatattaattctccttttataccattagatgtcgtgatatgtgtgttaagtgttttcagagattacaaggcaggaatggctcagaggatggaaaggaagcatgcaaaagtggaaggaatacaagaagttggagaaactgctaagctgtccagcctgacctcttcgcactcaaacagcaataactttagctacagaggtccaaacgatgcggttccagttgcgttggaaagctaacgtccggagcttcgatttgatatatgaTTTGCAATAGCTGCCTCGACGCCAGGTGACACaaacgcgtgggtcacgcggacgcgtgacctggcaggaacgcaacccgcgcagccgcgtgagccatgcggccgcgtcacttttccgcgacctgtacggacccgaaagcgctggaagtgatttctaggctgtttctgacccagtttttggtccagagaacacagattagaggctataaagtgagggaatgcatccattcataggGAAGCCATTCAtaattctctttttattattttagatgtaattttcagagagagagaggttctctcctctctcttaggattaggatttaggacttctctttgttttaagagtgactcttgATCCCAGGTTctatattccttttactttatatttttcttccatttgggatactctaatgcttttattttattgcttgaattattatttatcttttcaatttggcttatgctacattcatgttatgattttcttaattaatatcaTTTGAGGTACTTCAGATTTACTTTTGCCTTGCTTTATTTATAcgaatgcttttaatttaatttatattttttccccttttgaCTTGGGTTAAGTGATTGGTAACGCTTGAGCTGTCAAATAAAACAGTGGTTGAAATGGGCAAATTCTGATTGCACTAGGATTGCTCTAAAGCTAGCCTCTCCAcaagagttgactaggacttgagaatTAAGCTAATCAGTCCACTTAACCTTCCtttgttagtaaaggttaactaagtgggattcaAACCCagttctcatcacaattgataaggataggacttccagttcttacaccttgccaaaagtttattttacagttatttagttatttttaattgccatttaaattacttgtcatacttcTCCCTTATTTCTAAAACCCCTAATTTACAGGatttataaccaataataagaacatacctccctgcaattccttgagaagacaacccgaggtttaaatactcggttatcaattttaaaggggtttgttacttatgacaaccaaaacgtttgtacgaagggatttctgtcggtttagagactatatctaccaCGCGactattttttatgaaattctttactggcaaaaatcctaacgtcaaaatggcgccgttgccggggaattgcaaacgtgtgccttattattggttattttaaatattttttctaaaaaaaaatatttttcttttacttgtttatttgtttctcctttttccccttatttctgatatctagtatgaattctcacccctctcgctttgagtttggttctaactttgttgaaggaaatagaagttatagcaggaatatgcatcaaggtcagaccaatcaaggatggatggagccaagaggatctaatcaaccctttaggcaacaacaccctccgagatatcctggacaaagaccattttacgatgcatacccagctgaaagatacggtggacaaccttgtaactaccaacaagccccaccccgtgcatATAGGCCACCCTTTCAACataacctcga from Arachis stenosperma cultivar V10309 chromosome 9, arast.V10309.gnm1.PFL2, whole genome shotgun sequence encodes the following:
- the LOC130949742 gene encoding uncharacterized protein LOC130949742 produces the protein MDAYSGYNQIPMHRPDEDKTAFITLGGIYCYKIMPFGLKNAGATYQRLMSRVFHDLIGKTEEVYVDDILVKTAEPSKLINDLQAVFEALRKFKIRLNPLKCAFAMEARKFLGFMITQRGVEANPDKCEAVLNMTSPGCIKDAQRLTGKLTALSRFLGASAERAMTLGFLPVEYEALIGGTNASQRSRSIKGGSQQRLPSRHSQVNGSYQARDALLQKYLEKVRELCKSFEEVTIQHVPRERNARADLLSKLASTKPDMGNRSLIKALATEPAIIMFIAQAPNPPSWINPISRYLEHAETPADEKEAQAIKREAPKYTIIQGQLYKRGLHQPLLKYLRPDETDYVLREVLEGCCGHHIGGRSLARKIIRVGYYWPTMMSDARKFVKKCKKCQENASFHKAPHGELSLMMAPRPFTQWGVDLLGPFPPGPG